One window of the Tissierella sp. genome contains the following:
- a CDS encoding glycine/betaine/sarcosine/D-proline family reductase selenoprotein B yields MKFKVLYYVNQFFGQIGGEEKAGIEPVFKKETIGPALGFNGLLGEEGEVVGTLICGDNYFNEHKEEALEYIMKVIKEENPDIVVAGPAFNAGRYGMACSGVVNAVVDELNIPVVTGMYIENPGLDSCRGKAIVVNVSDSAAGMRKALPVMANIVKKIMNGEELGLPEEEGYISQGKRLTVFSDKRGSQRAVEMLLSRLNNEPFETELPMPVFDKVDPAVAIKDLSKATIALVTSGGMVPLGNPDRIQSASAQKWGKYDVSGIDALTGEYCTIHGGFDPVYANEIPDRVAPLDMLKEYQKEGLIGNVFEYFYTTTGTGTSVGNSVKFGTEIGKELKEAGVDGVILTSTUGTCTRCGATMVKEIERYGIPIVHMATITTISESVGANRIVPTIAIPYPVGNPNLPKEEEYTMRKKMVGRALKALATEITEVTQF; encoded by the coding sequence ATGAAATTCAAAGTATTATATTATGTTAATCAATTCTTTGGACAAATAGGTGGAGAAGAAAAAGCAGGGATAGAGCCTGTTTTCAAGAAAGAAACAATAGGACCAGCATTAGGATTTAATGGGCTTCTTGGAGAAGAGGGAGAAGTAGTAGGTACACTAATATGTGGTGATAACTACTTTAATGAACATAAAGAAGAAGCTTTAGAATATATAATGAAGGTAATTAAAGAGGAAAATCCAGATATAGTTGTTGCAGGACCAGCATTTAATGCAGGTAGATATGGTATGGCTTGCTCTGGAGTAGTAAATGCTGTAGTAGATGAATTAAATATTCCAGTAGTTACTGGTATGTATATAGAAAATCCTGGTTTAGATTCATGCAGAGGTAAAGCAATAGTAGTAAATGTTTCAGACTCAGCGGCAGGCATGAGAAAAGCACTACCAGTAATGGCAAATATAGTAAAGAAGATAATGAATGGCGAGGAACTAGGTCTTCCAGAGGAAGAAGGATATATATCACAAGGTAAGAGACTTACTGTTTTCTCAGATAAGAGAGGTTCGCAAAGAGCGGTAGAGATGTTATTATCTAGATTAAATAATGAACCATTTGAGACTGAACTACCAATGCCTGTATTTGATAAGGTAGATCCAGCAGTAGCAATTAAGGATTTAAGTAAAGCTACTATAGCTCTGGTAACTAGTGGTGGAATGGTACCATTAGGAAACCCAGATAGAATCCAATCAGCTAGTGCTCAAAAATGGGGCAAGTATGATGTAAGTGGAATAGATGCATTAACTGGAGAATATTGCACAATTCACGGTGGGTTTGACCCAGTATATGCAAATGAAATACCAGATAGAGTAGCACCGCTTGACATGCTAAAGGAATATCAAAAAGAAGGACTTATTGGTAATGTGTTTGAGTACTTCTATACTACTACAGGTACTGGAACATCGGTTGGAAACTCAGTGAAATTTGGTACTGAAATAGGAAAAGAGCTTAAAGAAGCTGGAGTAGATGGAGTTATATTAACTTCAACTTGAGGCACCTGTACACGTTGCGGTGCAACAATGGTAAAAGAAATAGAAAGATATGGTATCCCTATAGTTCATATGGCTACTATTACTACAATTTCCGAATCAGTAGGTGCTAATAGAATAGTTCCAACTATTGCAATTCCTTATCCAGTAGGAAACCCGAATCTTCCAAAAGAAGAAGAATATACAATGAGAAAGAAAATGGTTGGAAGAGCATTAAAAGCTTTAGCTACAGAAATAACTGAAGTAACTCAATTCTAA
- a CDS encoding MATE family efflux transporter codes for MNKQNKTELILKGSIYKVLITLSIPIMINSLIQTLYNLVDGLYVSMLSSVHFAATAFVWPVNFLFISLGIGLSIAGTSLLAQLVGANKLERANEYATQLIAVSVLSSVVFTILGYLVSPHIIRLMGGTGELAELGNIYLRITFLDMPFMFLFFNISSIMNSQGNTFITMILSGISAIINVILDPIFIFTLDMGIAGAAWATLISRGVLAMLGFVLLFNKKNKIIPSFKEFKFDKEVIKEIFTVGLPSSIGQTGASLGFIVLNGFIGSYGTATLAAYAMVNRITSLVMQPAMGIGSALTAIVGQNMGANQIDRVKEAFYKALKLTILIGGLGCIILIAFDTQIINFFMQSKDDPTVIDLSLVYLVYVSLSMPLMGIFSVFQGIFQGSGNTKYSMSMEVGRLWFVRLPMILVFKHFTNWGSTGIWFSMSFSNLIVCLYGYWIYRRNGWQKKIIKSNDECQSDSTLA; via the coding sequence ATGAACAAACAAAACAAGACAGAATTGATTTTAAAAGGTAGCATTTATAAGGTACTTATTACACTGTCTATTCCAATCATGATAAACAGCCTTATACAAACATTATACAATTTGGTAGATGGATTATATGTAAGTATGCTTTCATCAGTTCATTTTGCAGCTACTGCTTTTGTATGGCCAGTTAACTTCTTATTTATTTCTTTAGGTATAGGGCTTTCTATAGCAGGTACTTCTCTTCTTGCACAGTTAGTTGGTGCAAATAAATTAGAGAGGGCTAATGAATACGCTACCCAACTAATAGCAGTTAGCGTACTTAGTTCAGTTGTATTTACTATATTAGGATATCTTGTAAGTCCTCATATTATTAGGCTAATGGGTGGAACAGGAGAACTAGCAGAGCTTGGAAACATATATTTAAGGATTACTTTTTTAGATATGCCTTTTATGTTTCTGTTTTTTAACATAAGTTCTATAATGAATTCTCAAGGAAATACTTTTATAACCATGATTCTTAGTGGAATTTCTGCAATAATAAATGTAATACTAGATCCAATATTTATTTTTACTTTAGATATGGGAATAGCAGGTGCAGCATGGGCAACATTAATCTCTAGGGGTGTGTTGGCAATGCTTGGATTTGTTTTGTTGTTTAATAAAAAGAATAAGATTATACCATCTTTTAAGGAATTTAAGTTTGATAAAGAAGTAATTAAAGAAATATTTACTGTAGGATTACCATCCTCCATAGGTCAAACAGGAGCTTCTTTAGGATTTATCGTACTTAATGGCTTTATTGGGTCCTATGGAACAGCAACCTTAGCTGCTTATGCTATGGTAAACAGAATAACATCCTTGGTTATGCAACCAGCAATGGGTATTGGATCTGCATTAACTGCAATAGTAGGGCAGAATATGGGAGCAAATCAAATCGATAGGGTAAAAGAAGCATTTTACAAAGCATTAAAACTTACAATCCTTATCGGTGGATTGGGTTGCATAATATTGATTGCATTTGATACTCAAATAATTAACTTTTTCATGCAATCAAAAGATGATCCAACTGTAATAGATTTGAGTTTAGTATATCTGGTGTATGTGTCGCTATCCATGCCTTTAATGGGAATTTTCTCTGTATTCCAAGGAATATTCCAAGGCTCTGGAAATACTAAATATTCTATGTCCATGGAAGTGGGTAGACTTTGGTTTGTGAGACTTCCCATGATTTTAGTTTTTAAACATTTTACAAACTGGGGCTCTACAGGCATTTGGTTCTCAATGAGCTTTAGTAATCTAATAGTTTGCTTATATGGATATTGGATATATAGAAGAAATGGATGGCAAAAGAAAATAATTAAGAGTAATGATGAGTGTCAAAGTGATAGCACCTTAGCATAA